TAGTTAATAATCTTTGATTATTTAGACAGATATTAATTTCCAATTTCAAACATAGAAAAAGGACCATCatcacattaaaattttaaaaaaatataaaaatttgggaatttattttttttgaaattataaaaatatttaaaaaatcttgTTTAAAATGGATATAGACAAAAAGATATCTAGATTTGTATTTttgttgcaatttttttttataaatttataatgtttttatgataatctatttatatattttgaatttcttttaaatttatatgtaattttcttaaaaataagtCATGAAATTAAATTCGATTCGGGTGATTAGTATtaacacaaaaaagaaaaacagaaaaaagttaagaaaatttgacaagcaaacacattttatttttttttggtcctaAACTTGGGTTCAACTCAAAGGAGAAAAGTGACAAAAagtaaaaaagagaaagaaagaaaagagatcCAATAATACTAgcttgaaaataaagaaaaataatagctAAAATATATTTTCGGCAaaccaaatattaatttaataaaaaaatatttagtatatTTTTAGCGGAACTTTCAAAGAGGCgtgataattttttaatgttacttgcagaataaaaaaaatatattattaatgaaaatatttagtacATAATCAACTGAGTTTTTAGACTCTACAAGTAGAGTTAGAAGGTTGACAAATGTCTTATAAGgagatatagtaaaatattaaaataaacaaatattaaaaaaaaagacatgtGGTAATTTTTTAAGATTACTTGCGGAACAAAAAATATATTGTCAATGTATTAAATATTAActcatataataatatataaaaatattaataaattattatatcctGACACttgcaaataataaaaataaaatttctttagaaAATTTGTCTAGTATAtttgaatattttctttttattttctaaagATTCAATAATCATACTACTTAAAATACattgattagattaattaaaaatagaaaaaatggaTTCAATCAAAGATTAATTAGTTCAACCCTTTTTCAAATTGGTGTACccatcaattttttattcaaggAATGTTCCAATAAAATGACAATAACTACTACTAGATTACGCCACAACCATCGTATAAGTGAAACAAAAcacattttatgtatttttttaaattttattcaacaataattataataaaatggtaaaaacatgtatataaatttaaatatggatttttttaattattttatttaaaaattatattaaagttttataaaaatgacaaaaatattattttaataatatttattgtttattttttttaaattatatcaatctttctcaattaaattatttatcaattAACCAATAATACcagttcaaaaaaaattataataagaaACATAAATATAACTCAGCCTTAACAGCAAATATAAAtgctataaaataataaaaatatgataaggTTACAAATTGTCATCGTCTTTCATCCATTAATTCAATAAGACAAAACAtgattttcttttcacttttcttacaaaaaaaaaaccctcattTGTTACATTTTCATGCTTCCCCCCTAATGGCTAATGCTTTCGCTTTGTTCAAACATTTATGTTCAGttcaacacacacacacacacacacacacaaaaaaaagaaaccattttttttacacCCTTTAAATGAACTCTGAAAACCCTTCAAGAATCtgcaaccaaaaagaaaaagaagaaaatgataaacgaattcatatcatataaaaaaatgaagcaTTAATGtaagaactaaaaaaaaaacatattaccCTCATGTTTCTTCATTGAATTTCTAGCAAACATCATCAAAATAACAATGAATCCAATTCCAGCTGCTCCTCCTAATATTATAGCCACTGTCTTCCCTGTCTCTTGCCCTGTTTCTATACATCCAGAAAAAGGGtttaaatgaaaaaaaggaaaacattTTTGAAACTGATTTTTCTTTTTGGAGTTCTCGAAGTTTTTACCTGTTGAAGAAGCCGCTAAAGGATGTGAAAACGAAGATGATGATCTTTTAGGGACTCCATGAATATAATAATTGTAACTAATGAAGcatttatgtaaataaatttgGCCTGAATTTGAATCACCACATTCAACTTGAGCTTTTTGAACTGCATTTTTAATACATTCCCCACAATCTGAGTCTCCTATATCACCTTCACATTGTCCCAATACATAAATAGATTGATAATTTGTGGTGAAAAATCCATGGTTGTTCACCACACCATTCTCCAAGACTGAAAAAGCTGTGTcccttttctcttcaaatccAACCCCACCACCACCATTACCGCCGCCACCGCCGCCACAAGTTTTGTATAGCATTTCCATGCCTGAAATTTGGGGGAAACCAGACACTTCATACAACATGTAACAACCAACAAGTTGGATCCTTGAGGCTATAGTGTTGCTACCACAAAGTTTGTCTGATAAAGTTGGGAGCTTGCTTACACAGTTGTAACAATCACTGTTGCTTAAGTCTCCTCTACATTGAAACAGACCATTAATGGTGGTTTGAGCCGTCCCTGTTGTTGTCTTGTAAAACTTTACTTTCATGGATTGTGAAAGTAAGGTTTGAAATAAAGCTGAGAGAGCTTGAGAGTATACACCACCTGGATCTGTAAATGCTTGCTTTGCACATCCTTTGTAGACCAAATTTGTGATATCTGAACCAGATTCCACCATTGATGAAAGCTCAAGGTTTGTGAACAATACAATGAatgagagggaaagaaaaaagggtctcaaagaaaaagaaaaacccattttttttttataaaaatcaaatcatTGTAGTTTCCTTCAGTTTTTGGCTTGGATTTGTAGGAAAGCTTACtggtcttttttatttatttataagttttgAGT
This window of the Gossypium hirsutum isolate 1008001.06 chromosome A09, Gossypium_hirsutum_v2.1, whole genome shotgun sequence genome carries:
- the LOC107930324 gene encoding plasmodesmata-located protein 2 isoform X2; protein product: MGFSFSLRPFFLSLSFIVLFTNLELSSMVESGSDITNLVYKGCAKQAFTDPGGVYSQALSALFQTLLSQSMKVKFYKTTTGTAQTTINGLFQCRGDLSNSDCYNCVSKLPTLSDKLCGSNTIASRIQLVGCYMLYEVSGFPQISGMEMLYKTCGGGGGGNGGGGVGFEEKRDTAFSVLENGVVNNHGFFTTNYQSIYVLGQCEGDIGDSDCGECIKNAVQKAQVECGDSNSGQIYLHKCFISYNYYIHGVPKRSSSSFSHPLAASSTETGQETGKTVAIILGGAAGIGFIVILMMFARNSMKKHEDS
- the LOC107930324 gene encoding plasmodesmata-located protein 2 isoform X1; this encodes MGFSFSLRPFFLSLSFIVLFTNLELSSMVESGSDITNLVYKGCAKQAFTDPGGVYSQALSALFQTLLSQSMKVKFYKTTTGTAQTTINGLFQCRGDLSNSDCYNCVSKLPTLSDKLCGSNTIASRIQLVGCYMLYEVSGFPQISGMEMLYKTCGGGGGGNGGGGVGFEEKRDTAFSVLENGVVNNHGFFTTNYQSIYVLGQCEGDIGDSDCGECIKNAVQKAQVECGDSNSGQIYLHKCFISYNYYIHGVPKRSSSSFSHPLAASSTGQETGKTVAIILGGAAGIGFIVILMMFARNSMKKHEDS